A DNA window from Candidatus Latescibacterota bacterium contains the following coding sequences:
- a CDS encoding lysophospholipid acyltransferase family protein, producing the protein MSTLIALRLGLLVARVLPLPLLGAAAAGLWRLGGRFSPRRRVVAANLAAVAAAGGRSARPGDVFACYGRYWAELLHLGADPRRIERLERRIRVEGGEHLERALAKGGICFLTAHLGNWDLLSRWAARHIPSPAALAERLEPPALSAFFIAMRAAGGVATLHAEGSGLTLYRYLKQGGMLGVLADRVFGRGTDAGVGVRAVPMLGGARRLPTAGIELARRSGATLLPIFLLRERGGYVIKVLPPLAAETDPVTAFARALGTAIADDPGQWCVLYPLHDGDAPAWPAPSGRMKGAAA; encoded by the coding sequence GTGTCCACCCTGATCGCCCTCCGCCTCGGCCTGCTCGTGGCCCGCGTCCTGCCTCTCCCGCTGCTGGGAGCCGCGGCCGCGGGCCTGTGGCGCCTGGGCGGGCGGTTCTCGCCGCGCCGCCGCGTGGTGGCCGCGAACCTGGCGGCGGTGGCCGCGGCGGGCGGGCGCTCGGCGCGTCCCGGCGACGTCTTCGCCTGCTACGGCCGCTACTGGGCCGAGCTGCTCCACCTCGGCGCGGACCCGCGCCGCATCGAGCGCCTGGAGCGGCGCATCCGCGTGGAGGGCGGCGAGCACCTGGAGCGCGCGCTGGCGAAGGGCGGCATCTGCTTCCTGACGGCGCACCTGGGCAACTGGGATCTGCTGAGCCGCTGGGCGGCGCGGCACATTCCGTCGCCGGCGGCGCTGGCCGAGCGCCTGGAGCCCCCGGCGCTGTCGGCGTTCTTCATCGCCATGCGCGCGGCCGGCGGCGTGGCGACGCTGCACGCCGAGGGCTCGGGCCTCACGCTCTATCGCTACCTCAAGCAGGGCGGGATGCTGGGCGTGCTCGCCGATCGCGTCTTCGGACGCGGTACCGACGCCGGCGTCGGCGTGCGGGCCGTGCCCATGCTGGGCGGCGCGCGGCGTCTGCCCACGGCGGGCATCGAGCTCGCGCGGCGCTCGGGCGCGACGCTGCTGCCCATCTTTCTGCTGCGGGAGCGCGGCGGCTATGTTATCAAGGTGCTGCCGCCCCTCGCCGCCGAGACCGACCCCGTGACGGCCTTCGCGCGCGCGCTGGGGACGGCCATCGCCGACGACCCCGGCCAGTGGTGCGTGCTGTATCCTCTGCACGACGGCGACGCCCCGGCCTGGCCTGCCCCGTCCGGGCGCATGAAAGGAGCCGCGGCCTGA
- a CDS encoding helix-turn-helix domain-containing protein, which produces MSDWKESEYSNIYVGTEEQVSPVLTSVEAAEYLKMHVKTVCRLAKEGKIPAKKVGSEWRFLKSVLDRWLAMEVNS; this is translated from the coding sequence ATGTCCGACTGGAAGGAAAGCGAATACTCGAACATCTATGTGGGAACCGAGGAGCAGGTTTCTCCGGTGCTGACCTCCGTCGAGGCAGCCGAGTATTTGAAGATGCACGTGAAGACCGTCTGCCGGCTGGCCAAGGAAGGCAAGATCCCGGCGAAGAAGGTCGGCAGCGAGTGGCGCTTCCTCAAGAGCGTGCTGGACCGCTGGCTCGCCATGGAAGTCAACTCCTAG